Genomic DNA from Lactuca sativa cultivar Salinas chromosome 8, Lsat_Salinas_v11, whole genome shotgun sequence:
AAATAGCACATTCACCTTGATGGTTAATAAGGACGGGTAATAACCATTGATCAAAGGACATTTTAGACAATGATTATATATATCGAATCACACGGAAAATACAGTTACATATTCACACTTATACCATTACAACAACGTCAATGTGAATAATTTCAACCATTCATGCATGGTTAATGGATAGTTGTGCGGGTCTCACGAACCAACATGAACCATGTGGAAGGGGTTCCAGGGACGAAGTTTAAGTAGGGCCAGGAGGGGCTCCTCCCCCTCTGACTATTAAAACTTTTACATATTAAGCCTAAAAcaataaattttgactttggcCCCCCTATTCTTCaacttttatacatattttattttCGGCCCCCAAATCAATACTTGAAGCTCCGCCACTAAGGGGTTCATCATCATGTTGTTATTGATTCCCTTAAACTACCTCAATTTTAGTGAAGGAAATGGTATTTTATGCTTATCAAACCCAAATAACCAAAACAAAATAACATTAAATGCTAAAGTCCACTGCCAAGTGTGTTCAACTAACAATTATGCTACTACAATAAAAACAAAGGTTTAATGATTATTTGCTTGCATCACATTCATTTTTATCAACTGATGATCCAAATGCACAAACAAAAATGATGACTTTTGCTCATTTTTGCGGTGAAAGAGATGGCAAACAATGATGAAGATGAAAATGAACTTTTGAAAAGTATGGacctgtgatatatatatatatatatatatatatatatatatatatatatatatatatatatatatatatatatatatatatatatatatatatatatatatatatatatattctttttcttttctgAAAGGGTTAATATTATGAGAAGTTAGCAAGAAGCTAGAAAGCTTACAATTAATTGCGAAGACTTGGTTTTGAATCCAAAAGACCTTACTAACTTTCAGTTTACCAAATCTAAAATTAAACAAATTATAAAAACTTGTACAATACTAACAAATATTGTATCCTTCCTAGCGGTCTTCCATCCAAAGATAAGGAAGTTGACGTAGTTATATATAACCCACCACATAGGCATTGTAACGCTTCAATGACACTTTTCTTAGTGTGAGTCAACTTGATATTTGTTCGAAGAGAAACACATAAAAGAAAGGTTACTCCATCTAAAAAAAAAGACCCTACGGTTGTGAAGCAGCTACACGGGCTAAGAAAACTTGAAACGAGTATTTCGATTCGGAATCACACATACGACTTCCCACAATCTAATCATTTATTTGACTTCTGACCATTGCAATTGTGAACCTTTCAATGTAGGCCAACACCCAACTCCATGAATCATTTTTTCTCCAATAATACAAACGATTCAGGGAGCTGAAGAAGAGCCAAAAGCTATTGGTCCTTGGCTCCACATTGTATGGTCCACCTCCATCCCTAAATCCAACCATCGGAACCTCGACAATCTTTAACTGAGCCAAAGTTCTGTCCAAATCTTGGTCAATGCTCCATCTCCaatgcattttttttttcaaaattgtatGCGGAATCgacttttttttttggttaataGAACCAACTATGGAGGGCCGAACTCGTTTATTCTTCAATCCTTCAATATTATAGCCAAAACCCCCATAGACACCATGAATAGCTTTGATATTTGTGTTACCTTCGTGGTTCGCGAGGTTTGTTTTGAGGATTTAATGGTCATTTTGTTAAAGACTTAAAGCCATAAAATAAGAGTTATACTAAGGTATACTCTTCAGATAAATGTTCATTTTAGCCAAAAAGCTCTTCAAACAAATGTTcattatagttttggatttcgtAATTCACAAATATGCTCGATTTTATGGTCATTATTGATCTAAACCATGTCTTAACATTAAATAGAAAAGTAATCATTTTTTTGCCTTATATTTAACATACATTGGCATATTTCTTTTCATCTTGGTAAAACCCAAAGGCCAAAGACACTAAAAAACGATAAAACTTTGTATGTAATATATCCATATCAAACCGAAACGGTGGAAACAAATTAAAAGCCAATATGAAATCCATGCTTATATGCGTGCAAAGAGAATACTGAGAATAACCCATAACTTTCCGACCTCACTTTGCGAGTTAATGTCAATAATCAATTTGAAACATAATTTCTCTATTCCAATACAAAATCTTATATTTATCCTCATGGGATTCGCGAATTCGAAGATCTAAACGATGTCCCACAAGAAAAAGACTTCATAGATGGGATTCTAAGACAGCTCAAACTACCACCGGGAATCATATCGCACTCTGGCTCAGGCCTCTGCATCTCCCTCCCTGGAATACAATTCAATGCAAAATCAAATCCCACATTCCTACCATACAATTTCCCACATTCTTGACTAAACCCAGAAAAGAAATTATAAGCAACACTCAAATTCATCAACGATTTCAACTCACAAACCAGATCCGGCAACTCACCCGACAACTCATTGTGTGCAACATTCAACACTTCAATATCTTCCAAACAAGAAATCGAATCAGGGATATGACCCATCAACGAATTGAAACTCGCATCAAAAACTTGTAAATCTGACCACATTCCGATTCCTTGAGGGATACAACCGcttaattggttgttcaagaacAGGATTTCTTTCAATCCTGAACCAGAATACCCGAAGCTAATCGGAATGTCACCTGTCAACTTGTTATTGGCTAAATTGATTACCGAAGCAGGGGAATTGCCTAGACTCTGTGGGATTTGACCTTCGAAATTGTTGTTATTGAGTAGAATTGCGTCAAGATTCTTGGTGAATACAAGCTCTGGAATGGGTCCTGAAAAAAGATTGAATCTAAGGTCTAGATACGCGAGATTTGGGATTTGGAGAATTATGGTAGGGAAAGGTCCGGAGAATTGGTTATTGCTGAGGTCAAGTTCAGTGAGGGCAAAAAGGTCTTTTAAGCTATCTGGGATTGTGCCTGTGAAACTATTGCTGTTGAGGTGAAGGAGAGTCATGTCTTTGAGGAGGGAAAGTTCTTTTACGAGAATACCCTCGAGACCACCATGGTTAAGGTCTATCCCTGTAACTGATGAATCTTGACAGAAAACTCCTTTGTAATCACACACATTTGACCCGACCCATGAGTTCAAGATTCCTt
This window encodes:
- the LOC111918373 gene encoding leucine-rich repeat extensin-like protein 4 isoform X1 produces the protein MEEKTKLLLLSLLFLVAVHGGAGGFVGGGRTTRNGWSNSNTSTLNNAYIALQAWKSAIKDDPKGILNSWVGSNVCDYKGVFCQDSSVTGIDLNHGGLEGILVKELSLLKDMTLLHLNSNSFTGTIPDSLKDLFALTELDLSNNQFSGPFPTIILQIPNLAYLDLRFNLFSGPIPELVFTKNLDAILLNNNNFEGQIPQSLGNSPASVINLANNKLTGDIPISFGYSGSGLKEILFLNNQLSGCIPQGIGMWSDLQVFDASFNSLMGHIPDSISCLEDIEVLNVAHNELSGELPDLVCELKSLMNLSVAYNFFSGFSQECGKLYGRNVGFDFALNCIPGREMQRPEPECDMIPGGSLSCLRIPSMKSFSCGTSFRSSNSRIP
- the LOC111918373 gene encoding leucine-rich repeat extensin-like protein 4 isoform X2, translated to MEEKTKLLLLSLLFLVAVHGGAGGFVGGGRTTRNGWSNSNTSTLNNAYIALQAWKSAIKDDPKGILNSWVGSNVCDYKGVFCQDSSVTGIDLNHGGLEGILVKELSLLKDMTLLHLNSNSFTGTIPDSLKDLFALTELDLSNNQFSGPFPTIILQIPNLAYLDLRFNLFSGPIPELVFTKNLDAILLNNNNFEGQIPQSLGNSPASVINLANNKLTGDIPISFGYSGSGLKEILFLNNQLSGCIPQGIGMWSDLQVFDASFNSLMGHIPDSISCLEDIEVLNVAHNELSGREMQRPEPECDMIPGGSLSCLRIPSMKSFSCGTSFRSSNSRIP